Proteins from one Streptomyces sp. NBC_00289 genomic window:
- a CDS encoding ArsA-related P-loop ATPase encodes MSRLQVVSGKGGTGKTTVAAALALALATEGKRTLLVEVEGRQGIAQLFEAEALPYEERKIAVAPGGGEVYALAIDAELALLDYLQMFYKLGSAGRALKKLGAIDFATTVAPGIRDVLLTGKACEAVRRKDKAGRFTYDYVIMDAPPTGRITRFLNVNDEVAGLAKIGPIHNQAQAVMRVLKSPQTAVHLVTLLEEMPVQETVDGIAELRSARLPVGRVIVNMVRPQVLDATDLELVRSVPRTAVAKSLSAAGLGGARRGGHAEKLVAPLLRQAEEYAERYELEHEQRAVLGELGLPLNELPLLTEGMDLAGLYELAGELRNQGLA; translated from the coding sequence GTGAGCAGGCTCCAGGTCGTCAGCGGCAAGGGCGGGACCGGAAAGACGACGGTCGCCGCCGCCCTCGCGCTGGCCCTGGCCACCGAGGGGAAGCGGACGCTTCTCGTCGAGGTCGAGGGTCGGCAGGGCATCGCGCAGCTCTTCGAAGCGGAGGCGCTGCCTTATGAGGAGCGGAAGATCGCCGTCGCTCCCGGGGGCGGGGAGGTGTACGCCCTCGCCATAGACGCCGAACTGGCCCTTCTGGACTACCTCCAGATGTTCTACAAGCTGGGAAGCGCCGGACGGGCCCTGAAGAAACTCGGCGCGATCGACTTCGCCACCACCGTCGCGCCCGGGATCAGAGACGTACTCCTCACGGGCAAGGCGTGCGAGGCGGTCCGCAGAAAAGACAAGGCAGGACGTTTCACCTACGACTACGTCATCATGGACGCGCCGCCCACCGGGCGCATCACCCGCTTCCTCAACGTCAACGACGAGGTCGCCGGGCTCGCGAAGATCGGGCCGATACACAATCAGGCGCAGGCCGTGATGCGCGTGCTGAAGTCGCCGCAGACGGCCGTCCACCTGGTGACACTCCTCGAGGAGATGCCCGTCCAGGAGACCGTGGACGGGATCGCCGAGCTGCGCTCCGCGCGGCTGCCGGTCGGGCGGGTCATCGTGAACATGGTGCGGCCACAGGTGTTGGACGCCACCGATCTGGAACTCGTACGGAGTGTGCCGCGCACCGCCGTCGCCAAGTCGCTGTCCGCCGCCGGGCTGGGCGGGGCGCGGCGGGGCGGGCACGCCGAGAAACTGGTGGCCCCGCTCCTCCGGCAGGCCGAGGAGTACGCCGAGCGGTACGAGCTCGAACACGAGCAGCGGGCCGTCCTCGGCGAACTGGGCCTGCCGCTCAACGAACTGCCGCTGCTCACCGAGGGCATGGACCTGGCCGGCCTGTACGAACTGGCCGGCGAGCTGCGGAACCAGGGCCTGGCATGA
- a CDS encoding Crp/Fnr family transcriptional regulator, which yields MDDVLRRNPLFAALDDEQAAELRASMSEVTLARGDSLFHEGDPGDRLYVVTEGKVKLHRTSPDGRENMLAVVGPGELIGELSLFDPGPRTATATALTEVKLLALGHGDLQPWLNARPEVATALLRAVARRLRKTNDAMSDLVFSDVPGRVARALLDLSRRFGVQSEEGIHVVHDLTQEELAQLVGASRETVNKALADFAQRGWLRLEARAVILLDVERLAKRSR from the coding sequence GTGGACGACGTTCTGCGGCGCAACCCGCTCTTCGCTGCTCTCGACGACGAGCAGGCCGCGGAGCTCCGCGCCTCCATGAGTGAGGTGACCCTCGCCCGCGGAGACTCGCTGTTCCACGAAGGCGACCCCGGTGACCGGCTCTATGTCGTCACCGAGGGCAAGGTGAAGCTTCACCGCACGTCCCCCGACGGCCGCGAGAACATGCTGGCCGTGGTCGGTCCGGGCGAGCTGATCGGCGAGCTGTCGCTCTTCGACCCCGGCCCGCGCACGGCGACCGCCACCGCGCTGACCGAGGTCAAGCTCCTCGCCCTCGGCCACGGCGACCTCCAGCCCTGGCTGAACGCCCGCCCCGAGGTGGCCACAGCCCTGCTGCGCGCCGTCGCCCGCCGACTGCGCAAGACCAACGACGCCATGTCCGACCTGGTGTTCTCGGACGTCCCGGGCCGCGTGGCACGCGCGCTCCTCGACCTGTCCCGCCGCTTCGGCGTGCAGTCGGAGGAGGGCATCCACGTCGTCCACGACCTCACGCAGGAGGAGCTGGCCCAGCTGGTCGGCGCGTCCCGCGAGACCGTGAACAAGGCGCTGGCCGACTTCGCCCAACGCGGCTGGCTCCGCCTCGAGGCGCGAGCCGTGATCCTGCTGGACGTGGAGCGGCTGGCGAAGCGGTCCCGCTGA
- a CDS encoding CoA pyrophosphatase → MTRASHTQGGPVTLSKEGLPAWLDPVAHAAETVKPVQLSRFLPPEDGAGRQSAVLILFGEGERGPELLLMERATSLRSHAGQPSFPGGALDPEDGDPKADGALRAALREAEEETGLDPSGVQLFGVLPTLYIPVSGFVVTPVLGWWREPSPVSVVDPNETARVFTVPVADLTDPANRATTVHPSGHRGPAFLVESALVWGFTAGVIDRLLHYAGWERPWDREKQVPLDWRS, encoded by the coding sequence ATGACGCGAGCGAGCCATACCCAGGGCGGCCCGGTGACACTCAGCAAGGAGGGCCTGCCCGCCTGGCTGGACCCGGTGGCGCACGCCGCCGAGACGGTGAAGCCGGTCCAGCTGAGCCGCTTCCTGCCCCCGGAGGACGGTGCGGGGCGCCAGTCCGCCGTGCTCATCCTGTTCGGCGAGGGCGAGCGCGGCCCCGAGCTGCTGCTCATGGAGCGGGCCACCTCCCTGCGCTCCCACGCCGGCCAGCCCTCCTTCCCCGGCGGTGCCCTCGACCCGGAGGACGGCGACCCGAAGGCCGACGGAGCGCTGCGGGCGGCCCTACGCGAGGCCGAGGAGGAGACCGGGCTCGATCCGAGCGGCGTCCAGCTCTTCGGGGTGCTGCCCACGCTGTACATCCCGGTCAGCGGCTTCGTCGTCACGCCCGTGCTCGGCTGGTGGCGCGAGCCCAGCCCGGTCTCGGTCGTCGACCCGAACGAAACCGCCCGCGTCTTCACGGTCCCCGTGGCCGATCTCACGGACCCCGCCAACCGCGCCACCACCGTCCACCCCAGCGGTCACCGAGGTCCGGCATTCCTGGTCGAATCCGCCCTTGTGTGGGGCTTCACGGCCGGCGTCATCGACCGCCTGCTGCACTACGCGGGCTGGGAGCGCCCCTGGGACCGTGAGAAGCAGGTCCCGCTCGACTGGCGGTCATGA
- a CDS encoding NUDIX hydrolase: MANGQWYPQEWPDRIRALTNGTLTPVTPKRAATVMLLKDTDGGPAVHMLRRRASMAFAGGAYAYPGGGVDPRDDDHHVRWAGPARAWWADRLGVDETAAQAIVCAAVRETYEEAGVLLAGPTAESVVGDTTGEDWEADRAALVARDLSFAEFLDRRGLVLRSDLLGAWTRWITPEFEARRYDTWFFVAALPEGQRTRNASTEADRTVWIRPQDAAAGYDKGELLMLPPTIATLRRLLPYATAAEALAAAPERDLTPVLARARLEDGEIVLSWPGHDEFTKHIPTGGAPA, encoded by the coding sequence ATGGCGAACGGTCAGTGGTATCCGCAGGAGTGGCCCGATCGCATCCGCGCGCTGACGAACGGAACCCTCACGCCGGTCACCCCGAAGCGTGCGGCCACCGTCATGCTCCTCAAGGACACCGACGGCGGCCCGGCCGTCCACATGCTGCGCAGACGCGCCTCCATGGCCTTCGCCGGAGGCGCGTACGCGTATCCCGGCGGCGGCGTCGACCCGCGCGACGACGACCACCACGTCCGCTGGGCGGGTCCCGCGCGCGCGTGGTGGGCGGACCGGCTCGGCGTCGACGAGACCGCGGCCCAGGCGATCGTCTGCGCGGCCGTCCGGGAGACGTACGAGGAGGCGGGCGTCCTGCTCGCCGGTCCGACCGCCGAATCCGTGGTCGGCGACACCACTGGCGAGGACTGGGAGGCTGACCGCGCGGCGCTGGTCGCCCGCGATCTCTCCTTCGCCGAGTTCCTCGACCGGCGCGGGCTGGTCCTGCGCTCGGACCTGCTCGGCGCCTGGACCCGATGGATCACCCCCGAGTTCGAGGCCCGCCGCTACGACACCTGGTTCTTCGTGGCCGCCCTCCCCGAGGGACAGCGCACCCGCAACGCCTCCACGGAGGCCGACCGCACGGTGTGGATCCGGCCGCAGGACGCGGCAGCCGGGTACGACAAGGGCGAGCTGCTGATGCTGCCGCCCACCATCGCGACCCTGCGCCGCCTGCTCCCGTACGCCACGGCCGCCGAGGCGCTCGCCGCGGCCCCCGAGCGGGATCTGACCCCGGTCCTGGCGCGGGCCCGCCTGGAGGACGGCGAGATCGTGCTGTCCTGGCCGGGCCACGACGAGTTCACCAAGCACATCCCGACCGGTGGAGCCCCCGCATGA
- the nth gene encoding endonuclease III, whose amino-acid sequence MTPKNQATTSPGEATAAPGKAAARKAAVGKKKAAPAKKAAPAKRAAAGATTGAGDEAPAESQARAALRKPPKDESRTSLVRRARRINRELAEVYPYAHPELDFENPFQLIVATVLSAQTTDLRVNQTTPGLFARYPTPEDLAAANPEEVEEILRPTGFFRAKTRSVIGLSKALVEEFGGEVPGRLEDLVKLPGVGRKTAFVVLGNAFGRPGVTVDTHFQRLVRRWRWTEETEPDKIEAAVGALFPKSEWTMLSHHVIFHGRRICHARKPACGACPIAPLCPAFGEGETDPEKAKKLLKYEKGGFPGQRLKPPQAYLDAGGRPAPPLGAG is encoded by the coding sequence GTGACTCCGAAGAACCAGGCGACGACGTCCCCCGGGGAGGCCACGGCGGCTCCGGGAAAGGCCGCGGCCAGAAAGGCCGCGGTCGGCAAGAAGAAGGCCGCCCCGGCAAAGAAGGCCGCCCCGGCGAAGCGCGCCGCCGCCGGCGCCACCACCGGGGCCGGCGATGAGGCGCCCGCCGAGTCCCAGGCCCGGGCGGCCCTCCGCAAGCCCCCGAAGGACGAGTCGCGCACGTCCCTGGTCCGTCGCGCCCGCCGTATCAACCGCGAGCTCGCCGAGGTGTACCCGTACGCCCACCCGGAGCTGGACTTCGAGAACCCCTTCCAGCTGATCGTCGCCACGGTGCTGTCCGCGCAGACCACCGACCTGCGGGTCAACCAGACGACGCCCGGACTCTTCGCCAGGTACCCCACCCCCGAGGACCTGGCGGCGGCCAACCCGGAGGAGGTCGAGGAGATCCTCCGGCCGACCGGGTTCTTCCGGGCCAAGACCCGGTCCGTCATAGGGCTGTCCAAGGCCCTGGTGGAGGAGTTCGGCGGCGAGGTGCCCGGCCGGCTCGAGGACCTCGTCAAGCTGCCCGGCGTCGGCCGCAAGACCGCGTTCGTCGTGCTCGGCAACGCCTTCGGGCGTCCCGGCGTCACCGTGGACACCCACTTCCAGCGGCTGGTGCGGCGGTGGCGGTGGACCGAGGAGACCGAACCCGACAAGATCGAGGCCGCCGTCGGCGCGCTCTTCCCCAAGAGCGAGTGGACGATGCTCTCCCACCACGTGATCTTCCACGGCCGCCGCATCTGCCACGCCCGCAAACCCGCCTGCGGCGCCTGTCCCATCGCCCCGCTCTGCCCCGCGTTCGGTGAGGGCGAGACGGACCCGGAGAAGGCGAAGAAGCTGCTCAAGTACGAGAAGGGCGGCTTCCCGGGCCAGCGCCTCAAGCCCCCGCAGGCGTACCTCGACGCCGGCGGCAGGCCCGCCCCGCCGCTGGGGGCGGGATGA
- a CDS encoding RidA family protein — protein MSAVEAKLAEIGLTLPTVVPPLAAYQPAVQSGVYVYTSGQLPMVEGKLPVTGKVGAEVTAEEAKELARRCALNALAAVKSVTGDLDRIARVVKVVGFVASAADFTGQPGVVNGASELLGEVLGDKGVHARSAVGVAVLPLDAPVEVEIQVELTGV, from the coding sequence GTGAGCGCGGTCGAGGCGAAGCTGGCCGAAATCGGCCTGACCCTGCCGACGGTCGTGCCGCCGCTCGCCGCTTACCAGCCGGCCGTCCAGTCGGGCGTGTACGTGTACACGTCCGGCCAGCTGCCGATGGTCGAGGGCAAGCTCCCGGTCACCGGCAAGGTGGGCGCGGAGGTCACAGCGGAGGAGGCCAAGGAGCTCGCGCGTAGGTGCGCGCTGAACGCCCTGGCCGCCGTCAAGTCGGTGACCGGCGACCTGGACCGCATCGCGCGCGTGGTGAAGGTCGTCGGCTTCGTCGCCTCGGCTGCGGACTTCACGGGCCAGCCGGGCGTGGTGAACGGTGCGAGCGAGCTGCTGGGCGAGGTCCTCGGCGACAAGGGCGTGCACGCCCGGAGCGCCGTGGGTGTGGCCGTGCTGCCGCTGGACGCGCCGGTGGAGGTCGAGATCCAGGTGGAGCTGACCGGGGTCTGA
- a CDS encoding MarP family serine protease yields the protein MNVLDILLLVAAVWFAIVGYRQGFVVGILSVIGFLGGGLVAVYLLPVVWDALTDNAEVSTTAAVIAVVVVIVCASVGQALTTHLGNKLRRHISWSPARALDATGGSLVNVVAMLLVAWLIGSALAGTTLPTLGKEVRNSKVLTGVARALPDQADTWFADFSSVLAQNGFPQVFSPFANEPITDVQPPDPALANSAVAARAQRSIVKVMGTAQSCGKVLEGTGFVFGQRRVMTNAHVVGGVDEPTVQIGGEGRKYDATVVLYDWRRDIAVLDVPDLSAPVLRFASEDAAGNDSAIVAGFPENGSYDVRAARVRGRITASGPDIYRRSTVRRDVYSLYATVRQGNSGGPLLTPQGKVYGVVFAKSRDDADTGYALTADEIQQDIVKGRTANQQVDSDSCAL from the coding sequence GTGAACGTGCTCGACATCCTTTTGCTGGTCGCCGCCGTGTGGTTCGCGATCGTCGGCTACCGCCAGGGCTTCGTCGTCGGCATCCTGTCGGTGATCGGTTTCCTGGGTGGCGGCCTCGTCGCCGTCTACCTGCTGCCTGTCGTCTGGGACGCCCTGACCGACAACGCGGAGGTCAGCACGACCGCCGCCGTCATCGCGGTGGTCGTCGTCATCGTCTGCGCCTCGGTCGGCCAGGCCCTGACCACCCATCTCGGCAACAAGCTGCGCCGCCACATCAGTTGGTCCCCGGCCCGCGCCCTCGACGCGACCGGCGGCTCCCTCGTGAACGTCGTCGCGATGCTCCTGGTGGCCTGGCTGATCGGCTCCGCGCTCGCGGGCACCACCCTGCCGACGCTCGGCAAGGAGGTCCGCAACTCCAAGGTGCTGACCGGGGTTGCCCGGGCACTGCCCGACCAGGCCGACACCTGGTTCGCGGACTTCTCCTCCGTCCTCGCGCAGAACGGCTTCCCGCAGGTCTTCAGCCCGTTCGCGAACGAACCGATCACCGACGTCCAGCCGCCCGACCCGGCCCTCGCCAACAGCGCGGTGGCCGCCCGGGCGCAGCGTTCGATCGTCAAGGTCATGGGCACCGCCCAGAGCTGCGGCAAGGTTCTGGAGGGAACCGGCTTCGTCTTCGGCCAGCGCCGTGTGATGACCAACGCGCACGTCGTGGGCGGCGTCGACGAGCCCACCGTCCAGATAGGCGGCGAGGGCAGGAAGTACGACGCCACGGTCGTCCTCTACGACTGGCGGCGCGACATCGCCGTACTCGACGTACCTGATCTGAGCGCGCCCGTCCTGCGGTTCGCGTCGGAGGACGCGGCCGGCAACGACAGCGCGATCGTGGCGGGCTTCCCGGAGAACGGGTCGTACGACGTCCGTGCCGCGCGCGTGCGCGGGCGCATCACGGCCAGCGGCCCGGACATCTACCGCCGCAGCACCGTGCGCCGCGACGTGTACTCGCTGTACGCGACCGTCCGTCAGGGCAACTCCGGCGGCCCGCTGCTCACCCCGCAGGGCAAGGTGTACGGCGTGGTGTTCGCGAAGTCGCGGGACGACGCCGACACGGGATACGCCCTGACCGCCGACGAGATCCAGCAGGACATCGTCAAGGGACGCACGGCCAACCAGCAGGTGGACAGCGACAGCTGCGCGCTGTGA
- the wblA gene encoding transcriptional regulator WblA: MGWVTDWSAQAACRTTDPDELFVQGAAQNRAKAVCTGCPVRTECLADALDNRVEFGVWGGMTERERRALLRRRPTVTSWRRLLETARTEYERGAGILPLDDDEVYENYAAVS, from the coding sequence ATGGGCTGGGTAACCGACTGGAGTGCGCAGGCGGCCTGCCGCACTACCGATCCAGATGAACTGTTCGTGCAAGGAGCAGCGCAGAACAGGGCCAAGGCAGTGTGCACCGGATGTCCGGTACGCACCGAATGCCTGGCTGATGCGCTCGACAACCGCGTCGAGTTCGGCGTGTGGGGAGGCATGACGGAGCGGGAGCGCCGCGCACTGCTGCGCAGGCGGCCCACTGTGACTTCGTGGCGCCGACTCCTTGAGACCGCGCGAACGGAATACGAGCGGGGGGCCGGCATCCTGCCCCTCGACGACGACGAGGTGTACGAGAACTACGCGGCGGTCAGCTGA
- a CDS encoding ArsA-related P-loop ATPase, giving the protein MSRPEPARAHDPAARRLSPARVLDLDPLIDDPKTRIVVCCGSGGVGKTTTAAALGLRAAERGRKVVVLTIDPARRLAQSMGIDSLDNVPRRVKGLDDSATGELHAMMLDMKRTFDEIVEAHADPERAATILNNPFYQSLSAGFAGTQEYMAMEKLGQLRARDEWDLIVVDTPPSRSALDFLDAPKRLGSFLDGRLIRLLTAPAKLGGRAGMKFLNVGMSMMTGTLGKLLGGQLLKDVQTFVAAMDTTFGGFRTRADATYKLLQAPGTAFLVVAAPERDALREAAYFVQRLAAEDMPFAGLVLNRVHGSEAAQLSAERALAAAETLDLVEPAAAENLEEPGIVDQDGGKAGLRNSPDTYGSSEPPAPDRAPEPSPGPTPDPAPDPGSPAQLTAGLLRLHAERMRLLSREQRTRDRFSALHPEVAVAEVAALPGDVHDLAGLRDIGDRLAAGRPELPEPAGS; this is encoded by the coding sequence ATGAGCCGTCCGGAACCGGCCCGCGCGCACGACCCCGCGGCCCGCCGCCTCTCCCCCGCGCGCGTGCTCGACCTCGATCCGCTGATCGACGACCCGAAGACCCGCATCGTCGTGTGCTGCGGCTCGGGCGGGGTCGGCAAGACCACCACCGCGGCGGCGCTGGGGCTGCGCGCCGCCGAGCGGGGCCGCAAGGTGGTGGTCCTCACCATCGACCCGGCCCGTCGGCTCGCCCAGTCGATGGGCATCGACTCGCTGGACAACGTGCCCCGCCGGGTGAAGGGCCTCGACGACTCCGCGACCGGCGAACTGCACGCCATGATGCTCGACATGAAGCGGACCTTCGACGAGATCGTCGAGGCGCACGCCGACCCTGAGCGGGCCGCCACGATCCTGAACAACCCCTTCTACCAGTCGCTCTCCGCGGGGTTCGCCGGCACGCAGGAGTACATGGCGATGGAGAAGCTGGGGCAGTTGCGCGCCCGGGACGAGTGGGACCTGATCGTCGTGGACACGCCGCCGTCCCGCTCGGCGCTGGACTTCCTGGACGCCCCGAAGCGGCTCGGATCCTTCCTGGACGGGCGGCTGATCCGGCTGCTGACGGCCCCGGCGAAGCTGGGGGGGCGAGCCGGGATGAAGTTCCTGAACGTCGGGATGTCGATGATGACCGGCACCCTCGGCAAACTGCTCGGCGGGCAGCTCCTCAAGGACGTCCAGACGTTCGTGGCCGCGATGGACACCACCTTCGGCGGGTTCCGCACACGCGCGGACGCCACGTACAAGCTGCTTCAGGCGCCGGGGACGGCGTTTCTGGTCGTCGCGGCGCCTGAGCGGGACGCGCTGCGCGAGGCGGCGTACTTCGTGCAGCGGCTGGCCGCCGAGGACATGCCGTTCGCCGGTCTGGTACTCAACCGGGTGCACGGCAGCGAGGCCGCCCAACTGTCGGCCGAGCGGGCGCTGGCCGCCGCGGAGACCCTTGACCTCGTCGAACCCGCCGCTGCGGAAAATCTTGAAGAGCCCGGCATTGTGGATCAGGACGGCGGGAAAGCTGGACTTCGTAACTCTCCCGACACGTACGGCAGTTCAGAACCGCCCGCACCCGATCGGGCACCCGAGCCGTCGCCCGGTCCAACGCCCGATCCAGCACCCGATCCAGGCTCCCCCGCCCAGCTCACCGCAGGCCTGCTGAGGCTGCATGCCGAGCGCATGCGGCTGCTCTCCCGCGAGCAGCGCACACGTGACCGCTTCAGCGCGCTCCACCCCGAGGTGGCCGTGGCCGAAGTGGCCGCGCTGCCCGGCGATGTGCACGACCTCGCGGGACTGCGGGACATCGGCGACCGGCTCGCGGCCGGGCGGCCGGAGCTGCCCGAGCCCGCCGGAAGCTGA
- a CDS encoding MBL fold metallo-hydrolase, giving the protein MTDAAALPGRPRDGVLSGPATPRAVNVLAPNASPMTLDGTNTWILSEPGSELAVVVDPGPLDEGHLANVVDTAEKAGKRVALTLLTHGHPDHAEGAVRFAGLTGTKVRALDPALRLGDEGLGAGDAVGVGGLELRVVPTPGHTADSLSFHIPADRAILTGDTVLGRGTTLVAHPDGRLGDYLDTLRRLRSLTVDDGVHTVLPGHGPVLEDAQGAVEFYLAHRAHRLAQIETAVENGHRTPSEVVAHVYADVDRSLWPAAELSVRAQLEYLEEHGLI; this is encoded by the coding sequence ATGACGGACGCAGCAGCCCTGCCTGGCCGGCCGCGGGACGGAGTCCTGTCGGGGCCCGCCACCCCGCGCGCCGTCAACGTCCTCGCGCCCAACGCCTCGCCGATGACCCTGGACGGGACGAACACCTGGATCCTCTCCGAGCCCGGCTCCGAGCTGGCGGTCGTGGTGGACCCGGGCCCGCTGGACGAGGGGCACCTGGCCAACGTCGTCGACACGGCCGAGAAGGCGGGCAAGCGCGTCGCCCTGACGCTGCTGACGCACGGCCACCCGGACCACGCCGAGGGCGCCGTACGTTTCGCCGGACTGACCGGTACGAAGGTGCGGGCGCTCGACCCGGCGCTGCGGCTGGGCGACGAGGGGCTGGGCGCCGGGGACGCGGTCGGGGTCGGCGGCCTGGAACTGAGGGTTGTGCCGACCCCGGGCCACACCGCGGACTCCCTCTCCTTCCACATCCCGGCCGACCGGGCGATCCTGACCGGTGACACCGTCCTCGGCCGCGGTACGACGCTCGTGGCGCACCCGGACGGCCGCCTCGGCGACTATCTGGACACGCTGCGACGCCTGCGCTCCCTGACCGTCGACGACGGCGTCCACACGGTGCTGCCCGGCCACGGCCCGGTCCTGGAGGACGCGCAGGGCGCCGTCGAGTTCTACCTGGCCCACCGCGCCCACCGGCTCGCGCAGATCGAGACGGCGGTGGAGAACGGCCACCGGACGCCGTCCGAGGTCGTCGCGCACGTGTACGCGGACGTGGACCGCTCCCTGTGGCCGGCAGCGGAGCTGTCGGTGCGGGCACAGCTGGAGTACCTGGAAGAGCACGGGCTCATCTGA
- a CDS encoding DUF4177 domain-containing protein, translating into MTKWEYATVPLLVHATKQILDTWGEDGWELVQVVPGPNNPEQLVAYLKREKA; encoded by the coding sequence ATGACCAAGTGGGAATACGCAACCGTGCCGCTGCTCGTCCATGCCACGAAGCAGATTCTGGACACCTGGGGCGAGGACGGCTGGGAGCTCGTCCAGGTCGTGCCCGGGCCGAACAACCCCGAGCAGCTCGTGGCCTACCTGAAGCGGGAGAAGGCGTGA
- a CDS encoding nucleotidyltransferase: protein MTETSRCRGLDAQGYIEREGAHARVPHAFRPVVASARERLLDVFGTRLHSAYVYGSIPRGTARVGRSDLDLLLALRAEPADPDREDARALCEALDRVFPQIDGVGTLLFSQARLLSEAETYDLGWFVACLCTPLLGEDLAQQLPRYRPDSLLARETNGDLALFLPRWRERIAAAEHGADPEEARRRLVRFMSRHLVRTGFTLVMPRWNGWTSDLTEMAAAFGTYYPLRAAQLRAAAVLGYQPTGDRAVLASYVDDLGPWLAEEYAHVHGVKAPRPD from the coding sequence ATGACCGAGACGTCGCGGTGCAGAGGGCTGGACGCGCAGGGGTACATCGAGCGTGAGGGAGCACACGCGCGTGTGCCGCACGCCTTCCGGCCCGTGGTCGCCTCCGCGCGGGAGCGACTCCTCGACGTCTTCGGGACACGGCTGCACAGCGCGTACGTCTACGGCTCGATCCCACGGGGCACCGCGCGCGTGGGGCGCAGCGACCTGGACCTGCTGCTCGCTCTGCGCGCGGAGCCGGCCGACCCGGACCGGGAGGACGCCCGGGCCCTGTGCGAGGCCCTCGACAGGGTGTTCCCGCAGATCGACGGTGTCGGCACTCTGCTGTTCAGCCAGGCACGATTGCTGAGCGAGGCGGAGACGTACGACCTGGGCTGGTTCGTGGCCTGTCTGTGCACTCCGCTGCTGGGCGAGGACCTCGCCCAGCAGCTGCCGCGCTATCGGCCCGACTCACTGCTCGCCCGGGAGACCAACGGGGACCTCGCACTGTTCTTGCCCCGCTGGCGCGAGCGGATCGCCGCGGCCGAGCACGGTGCCGACCCGGAAGAGGCCCGGCGTCGGCTCGTCCGTTTCATGTCACGGCACCTCGTCCGTACCGGGTTCACGCTCGTGATGCCCCGCTGGAACGGCTGGACCAGTGACCTGACGGAGATGGCCGCGGCCTTCGGCACCTACTACCCCCTGCGCGCCGCACAGCTGCGGGCGGCCGCCGTCCTCGGGTACCAGCCCACCGGCGACCGTGCCGTCCTCGCGTCCTACGTCGACGATCTGGGCCCCTGGCTCGCCGAGGAGTACGCACACGTGCACGGCGTCAAGGCACCGCGCCCCGACTGA